The following coding sequences lie in one Danio rerio strain Tuebingen ecotype United States chromosome 25, GRCz12tu, whole genome shotgun sequence genomic window:
- the LOC137489298 gene encoding uncharacterized protein, producing the protein MALGNHMALAAQGNHSALAAFPGTEAAASIQEVQAAAIQEAQAAAAIQKAQAAAIQKAQAAAIQEAQVAALATQEAQAAAAVTLVALVAVALAMALVVAALMTAALVALAVTEDLATLEVTEDLAGLEDLAAPEVVVATALAVTEDMTAPDVVVSALAVTEDLTAPDVVVAALAVTALVVGAALATQVVVVILGHELWQEQTRNKKPSCDLVADWHLPHCELEGRL; encoded by the exons ATGGCTCTGGGAAATCACATGGCTCTGGCGGCTCAGGGAAATCACTCTGCTTTGGCAGCCTTTCCTGGAACTGAGGCGGCTGCGTCTATTCAGGAagttcaggcggcggccattcaggaagctcaggcagcggcggccattcagaaagctcaggcggcggccattcagaaagctcaggcggcggccattcaggaagctcaggtggcGGCGCTGGCCactcaggaagctcaggcggcggcagCAGTGACTCTGGTAGCTCTGGTGGCGGTGGCTCTGGCAATGGCTCTGGTGGTGGCAGCACTAATGACAGCAGCTCTGGTAGCTCTGGCTGTAACTGAGGATCTGGCAACTCTGGAAGTGACTGAGGATCTGGCAggtctggaggatctggcagctccgGAAGTGGTGGTGGCGACAGCTCTGGCAGTGACTGAGGATATGACTGCTCCGGATGTGGTGGTTTCAGCTCTGGCAGTGACTGAGGATCTGACAGCTCCGGAT GTggtggtggcagctctggcagtaacagctctggtggtggGAGCAGCTCTGGCAACTCAGGTGGTGGTGGTCATTCTGGGACATGAACTATGGCAGGAACAGACTCGGAACAAGAAGCCATCTTGTGATCTAGTGGCAGATTGGCACttaccacattgtgagctggaggGCCGGTTGTGA